In Anseongella ginsenosidimutans, one genomic interval encodes:
- a CDS encoding outer membrane beta-barrel protein encodes MRILLLVFFLSWTVLQAYSQAYSLFGSIKSEADTSGVPGAAVRLEGQPGTPSASSPMVAISGSDGTFRFEKVLPGEYTIKIDYLGFEPFVKTIRATQNLNLGIIFLPEASLTLDGIQVTGAPAMGKQMGDTTQFNASAFQTSHNANAENLIEKMPGIQVLNGQVQAQGETVQEILVDGKPFFEGDVEAALKNLPAEIIQNIQVFDKQSDQAEFSGFDDGNKTKAINIVTKPDRRRGQFGQASLGYGTDQRYMAGASVNFFNEERRITVTGVSNDINTSGYSIGETPGGELRGGSEGNATTNRISVNYNDEWGEKLELSGNYSYHHRQNFSQRLQFRDYILSSDSGQIYSEENNRNSTWAGQRLRMRLEYDPNEENELVIEPRFSVEQDHGISYFLGHTANDRGPVNQTENNSSYKGSELEFENEIHYRHRFPKKGRTFSTRLETGIDRDQGETFRLADNTFFSREDPHETLDQFINPDNRQVSWDLNFSYTEPVGDNARIEIEYGAGNNRNRSDEQAFNLAAETGDYTLLDTLLSNTFENNYISQEIEAGYQYSTKQLNVELEAEYQQASLENSQVFPKPYNMERTFHSLLPSVEVEYRFSESENLRLDYRTDTDEPSMGQLQEVIHNANPLHIRTGNSELRQSYRNQLYLRYKSFDAETNKLFYARIEGSVTKNTISNSTIIAEEPIQLSKDIVLERGSQFTRPVNLAEGNWDVRTHVSYGQPVPFIASNLELNGSAGYFRRPGMINNELTFSSTNNFGLGISLSSNISEKVDFNISTRSAYRIVENTVRPQLNTNYFNQSTHFRGNFVFGKGVVFRTELNHRVNAGTSAGYDSNFLLWNLSISKLLFERDRGEICLAVNDLLKQNNSIERNVTELYIEDQRTNMLQQFFMLSFTYSIRNFRGG; translated from the coding sequence ATGAGAATTCTTTTACTTGTATTTTTTCTTTCATGGACTGTTCTCCAGGCGTACTCCCAGGCCTATTCCCTTTTCGGCTCGATAAAAAGCGAAGCGGATACAAGTGGCGTCCCCGGCGCGGCGGTTCGCCTGGAAGGGCAGCCCGGAACACCTTCCGCAAGTTCACCCATGGTAGCTATCAGCGGCTCCGATGGCACCTTTCGCTTTGAGAAGGTACTCCCCGGCGAATACACGATAAAGATAGATTACCTGGGATTCGAACCCTTTGTCAAAACGATCCGGGCCACGCAAAACCTGAACCTGGGAATTATCTTTCTCCCGGAAGCATCCCTGACCCTCGATGGCATACAGGTGACCGGCGCGCCTGCCATGGGAAAGCAAATGGGGGATACCACGCAGTTTAATGCTTCCGCCTTTCAAACATCGCACAACGCCAATGCTGAAAATCTCATAGAAAAAATGCCGGGCATCCAGGTCCTGAACGGGCAGGTACAGGCACAGGGAGAAACGGTGCAGGAAATCCTCGTTGACGGGAAACCCTTCTTCGAGGGAGATGTGGAAGCGGCGCTTAAAAATTTGCCGGCGGAAATCATTCAGAATATCCAGGTCTTTGACAAGCAAAGCGACCAGGCTGAATTCAGCGGTTTCGATGATGGAAACAAAACCAAGGCCATTAATATTGTTACCAAGCCCGACCGCAGGCGCGGTCAGTTCGGGCAGGCCTCCCTGGGTTACGGCACCGACCAACGGTACATGGCAGGGGCCAGCGTAAATTTTTTTAATGAGGAGAGAAGGATCACGGTAACCGGTGTAAGCAACGACATAAATACTTCCGGTTATTCCATAGGGGAAACGCCAGGAGGTGAACTGCGGGGCGGCTCCGAAGGCAACGCCACCACTAACCGTATTTCTGTAAATTACAATGACGAATGGGGAGAGAAACTTGAGTTAAGCGGCAATTATTCTTACCACCATCGCCAGAACTTCAGCCAGCGCCTGCAATTCCGCGATTACATTCTTTCCAGCGATTCCGGCCAGATTTATTCCGAAGAAAACAACCGGAACAGCACCTGGGCAGGGCAGCGGCTCCGGATGCGGCTGGAATACGACCCGAATGAAGAAAACGAACTCGTAATTGAGCCCCGCTTTTCTGTCGAACAGGATCATGGCATTTCCTATTTCCTCGGACATACGGCCAATGACCGGGGCCCGGTTAACCAAACCGAAAACAATTCCTCCTACAAGGGGTCAGAACTGGAATTCGAAAACGAAATTCATTACCGTCACCGGTTTCCAAAGAAAGGCCGTACGTTCTCCACCAGGCTGGAAACGGGGATTGACAGGGATCAAGGCGAAACGTTCCGCCTTGCAGACAACACCTTTTTTAGCCGTGAGGATCCTCATGAAACATTGGACCAGTTTATAAACCCTGACAACCGGCAGGTTTCCTGGGATCTTAATTTCTCCTACACCGAGCCGGTTGGAGACAACGCAAGAATAGAAATAGAGTATGGCGCAGGCAATAACCGGAACCGTTCGGACGAGCAGGCATTCAATCTTGCAGCCGAAACAGGCGATTATACCCTTTTGGATACCTTGCTTAGCAATACATTTGAAAACAACTACATAAGCCAGGAAATAGAAGCCGGCTACCAGTACAGCACTAAGCAACTGAATGTGGAACTGGAAGCGGAATACCAGCAGGCCAGCCTGGAAAACAGCCAGGTATTCCCCAAACCATACAATATGGAGCGTACGTTCCACAGCCTGCTTCCATCTGTAGAAGTGGAATACCGGTTTTCGGAATCCGAAAACCTCCGGCTGGATTACCGGACAGACACAGACGAACCATCTATGGGTCAGCTGCAGGAAGTGATTCACAATGCCAACCCCCTGCACATACGTACCGGCAACTCGGAATTACGTCAATCTTACCGGAACCAGCTTTACCTGCGCTACAAAAGCTTTGACGCGGAAACGAACAAACTATTTTATGCACGGATTGAGGGTTCCGTCACTAAAAACACGATTTCAAACAGCACGATCATTGCCGAAGAACCCATACAGCTCAGCAAAGACATTGTCCTGGAACGAGGCTCACAATTCACCCGGCCGGTGAACCTTGCTGAAGGCAACTGGGATGTCCGAACACATGTCAGCTATGGGCAACCTGTTCCTTTCATTGCTTCTAATCTTGAATTGAACGGCTCGGCCGGTTATTTCAGGAGGCCGGGCATGATCAATAATGAACTAACCTTTTCCAGTACCAATAACTTTGGGCTCGGCATTTCCCTGAGCAGCAATATCAGCGAAAAAGTCGATTTTAACATATCCACCCGTTCCGCCTATCGCATTGTTGAAAACACCGTTCGCCCGCAGCTGAATACAAATTATTTTAACCAGTCAACTCACTTCAGGGGCAACTTTGTATTTGGGAAAGGTGTCGTTTTCCGAACCGAATTGAATCATCGTGTAAATGCAGGCACATCGGCAGGTTACGACAGTAACTTTCTCCTCTGGAACCTGAGTATCAGCAAACTGCTGTTTGAACGCGACCGAGGCGAAATCTGTTTGGCGGTCAATGACCTGCTGAAACAAAATAACAGCATCGAAAGGAATGTGACCGAGTTGTATATTGAAGATCAACGCACCAATATGCTGCAGCAATTCTTCATGCTCTCCTTTACCTATAGTATCCGTAATTTCAGAGGCGGCTGA
- a CDS encoding IS1595 family transposase gives MNFIEFVKRYPDEASCIAHFRAIKERQGIVCKKCGSREHYWNTTYNSHDCKRCRYRLTLRSGTVMESSKLPFQYWLYAIYLMTMTKKGISALELQRQLGHKRYEPIWAMMHKLRSVMGIRDEQYDFEGVVELDDAFFKTHSEEKDDEPPKRGRGSQGQSKVVVMAKVEPKVGRPKKHKKSSSFRYVKMVVVPDSSALTVNQAVQGGTRAVTTIKSDGWRGFNRLSEIVSKHVRRTVKPEEASKVLPWVHTMISNAKRALLGINHQVKADYLQNYLDEFCYKVNRRYFGKELFDRLIVAAVADTWYGKARYNCG, from the coding sequence ATGAATTTTATAGAGTTTGTAAAACGGTATCCTGACGAGGCGAGCTGCATTGCTCATTTTAGAGCAATAAAGGAACGTCAGGGCATCGTGTGTAAGAAATGTGGTAGCCGGGAGCATTATTGGAATACGACCTACAATTCGCACGACTGTAAACGCTGCCGTTATCGGCTAACGCTTCGTAGCGGAACGGTGATGGAAAGTTCCAAACTTCCGTTTCAATACTGGTTATATGCGATTTACCTGATGACGATGACCAAGAAGGGGATTTCGGCATTGGAACTTCAGCGCCAGCTGGGTCATAAACGGTATGAGCCCATTTGGGCCATGATGCACAAGCTGCGCTCGGTAATGGGCATTCGGGATGAGCAGTATGATTTTGAAGGGGTGGTGGAATTGGATGATGCTTTTTTCAAGACCCATTCAGAGGAGAAAGACGATGAACCTCCCAAAAGAGGCCGTGGCAGCCAGGGGCAGAGCAAAGTCGTGGTCATGGCCAAGGTGGAACCCAAAGTAGGCCGTCCCAAGAAGCATAAGAAATCATCTTCATTCCGTTACGTGAAAATGGTGGTGGTGCCTGACAGTTCAGCACTTACGGTAAATCAAGCCGTTCAGGGTGGTACCCGGGCGGTGACGACCATCAAGAGCGATGGGTGGCGCGGTTTTAACAGACTGAGCGAAATTGTCTCCAAACATGTCCGGAGAACCGTTAAGCCTGAGGAAGCCTCCAAGGTACTACCCTGGGTGCATACGATGATCAGTAATGCTAAACGTGCCCTTTTGGGCATCAACCATCAGGTGAAAGCAGACTACCTTCAGAACTACCTCGATGAGTTCTGCTATAAAGTCAACCGACGCTACTTTGGGAAAGAGTTGTTTGATCGGCTTATAGTTGCTGCTGTTGCCGATACATGGTACGGAAAGGCCAGGTATAATTGCGGATAA
- a CDS encoding 6-bladed beta-propeller, whose amino-acid sequence MTYLIVTRLLSDCIINRRMLRFYKTKSGFRAVNWLFLMTLLAAAILTACGNSGKERDSLLAVSDSESLYKVSIDIDTLVERHISLSSVMKDSKLIKLETSDECMLGRVQSVQIFDEKLFIGDAEGTVLAFDMDGQFLFKLGNKGKGPGEYINVTSWYIDGIKNQVVLLDNAQHKLLFFSGDGEFVSEENFSSVYSSDAVPAGKSQVIFYNDFNHANRDTPFALMVYDLESKEMVATAFPIEWVEPGSYLSESPFAKDGNNIYFKQCHSYQVFRINTASNTGGIDIQPYFEVDFGEQNLPAGFMTKEFDNKRMDMVENEIYKQKKYIRNVEYDMTTDYVLYSFSVGRNVFYGIYSKSDRKNILFNGTKNDVYHLPTFGIKLLPNNMAYAVVYPEFVYSARESYLKNDHEMPAKMKNYLDEVAISDNPSIIIGKMDLN is encoded by the coding sequence TTGACATACTTAATAGTAACCCGGTTATTGTCAGACTGTATAATAAATAGACGCATGCTACGATTCTACAAAACAAAATCCGGTTTCCGGGCAGTCAATTGGCTTTTTTTAATGACACTCCTGGCAGCGGCGATTTTAACTGCTTGCGGAAATTCTGGAAAAGAACGAGACAGTCTATTAGCAGTCAGCGATTCCGAGTCCCTATATAAAGTCAGTATTGATATTGATACCCTTGTCGAGCGGCATATAAGCTTATCAAGCGTAATGAAAGATAGCAAGCTGATCAAACTGGAGACATCCGATGAGTGCATGCTTGGAAGGGTGCAAAGTGTTCAGATTTTTGATGAAAAATTATTTATCGGCGATGCAGAAGGTACAGTGCTAGCCTTCGATATGGATGGACAATTCCTTTTTAAACTGGGAAATAAGGGGAAAGGGCCGGGGGAGTATATTAATGTCACCTCCTGGTATATTGACGGAATAAAAAACCAGGTTGTATTATTAGATAACGCGCAGCATAAACTGCTCTTTTTTAGTGGGGATGGAGAGTTTGTGTCGGAAGAGAATTTCTCATCGGTTTATTCCTCCGATGCGGTGCCTGCAGGGAAAAGCCAGGTGATCTTTTATAACGATTTTAACCATGCAAACAGGGACACTCCCTTTGCTTTAATGGTTTATGACCTTGAATCAAAGGAGATGGTAGCGACCGCCTTTCCGATCGAATGGGTAGAACCCGGATCTTATTTGAGTGAATCACCTTTTGCCAAGGACGGGAATAACATTTATTTTAAGCAATGCCACTCCTACCAAGTTTTCCGGATTAATACGGCCAGTAATACAGGCGGTATCGATATTCAACCCTATTTTGAAGTTGATTTTGGTGAACAGAACCTGCCTGCCGGCTTTATGACGAAGGAATTTGACAATAAGCGAATGGATATGGTGGAAAATGAAATTTACAAGCAGAAAAAGTATATAAGGAATGTTGAGTACGATATGACGACTGACTATGTATTGTATTCTTTTTCGGTGGGCCGGAACGTTTTTTATGGAATCTATTCAAAATCAGACCGGAAGAATATACTGTTTAACGGTACCAAAAATGACGTTTATCATTTACCGACATTTGGCATAAAGCTACTGCCGAACAATATGGCCTATGCTGTCGTTTACCCTGAATTTGTATATAGCGCTAGGGAGAGCTATTTGAAAAATGACCATGAAATGCCGGCAAAGATGAAAAACTACCTGGATGAAGTAGCAATTTCTGATAATCCCTCGATTATTATTGGAAAAATGGACCTGAACTAA
- a CDS encoding ABC transporter permease: protein MLRNYFRSALRTLWKNKVFSLINIAGLSLGMASIATLAVLVNQYVSTDDFFANKERMYYLKTFTPDGQSYRQTTFPLLYEIERTCPEVAAVTHWQGYDAPWLTFGEKEIQEQTYYVDTAFLEVLSFPMKEGNAATALDKEYSVVISERVRQQLFGEEPAAGKFISVNDTLQVSVTGVIAIPPNSSLKGDVFFPMEFLKGQVQGFDEMANWYNTFAESYLLLHPDADIEQLNAKINGLVQRFYHEGHRDAEVRVAPFSDLKTESGDLVQKIIIGAGASAGFILLIMVINLINLNMATALGRSREVAVRRIIGSGKGTIALQFCLENALLMVASLAIAFGVFKGILLPWTSEIVGGQLGELYFREGQALRVSLLMLLVACFVVLIAAGLPAMRLTSLKVTEAVKGLRARGNYSLRNVFITLQFALGIVFLCIAVVLNRQIHYMKAAAPGFNKENLAVVDLDLAFRNREQAAGRLNGVLADLRANPYVEGFSTSQVIPTRYDQNYNQFMEPGGNKEVHLRQVTVDAGFVSAFQIPIVEGRNFNDELEATEGNKVIINETAVKEFGWSEPIGKTLVEGSNTRNTLTVIGVMKDFHYNNLKDPVEPLLHWYGGKQGLNYNRYLSIRVGGGHSAEVLAGLEHAFAGIPSRKAFSFQHMSDLVDKQYSLVEGILRITSYVAVLAILIACMGILGLVVLVARHRTREIGIRKVLGATVASVVALLARDFVKLVLIAVLIATPLAWYLMQKWLEDFAYHVDIHWWMFALAGLLAVLIALLTVSFQSIKAALVNPVNSLRSE, encoded by the coding sequence ATGCTAAGGAATTACTTCAGAAGCGCCCTTAGAACTCTTTGGAAGAATAAGGTGTTCAGCCTGATTAATATAGCCGGGCTATCGCTGGGGATGGCCAGTATTGCTACGCTGGCCGTATTGGTCAACCAATATGTCAGCACCGATGATTTCTTCGCAAATAAAGAGCGGATGTATTACCTGAAAACCTTTACGCCGGACGGTCAAAGCTACCGGCAGACAACCTTTCCCTTGCTTTATGAAATTGAGCGTACTTGCCCGGAGGTGGCGGCGGTGACGCATTGGCAGGGGTATGACGCGCCCTGGTTAACGTTTGGCGAAAAGGAGATACAGGAGCAGACATATTATGTAGATACGGCGTTTTTGGAGGTGCTTTCTTTTCCGATGAAGGAAGGAAATGCGGCGACGGCCCTGGATAAGGAATATTCGGTGGTCATCAGCGAAAGGGTTCGTCAGCAATTATTCGGAGAGGAACCGGCTGCGGGCAAGTTTATTTCCGTGAACGATACGCTCCAGGTAAGCGTAACGGGAGTTATAGCGATCCCGCCAAATTCCTCGTTAAAAGGCGATGTGTTTTTCCCGATGGAATTCCTGAAAGGGCAGGTGCAAGGTTTTGATGAAATGGCCAACTGGTACAACACCTTCGCCGAGAGCTACCTGCTGCTGCATCCGGATGCGGACATTGAACAATTGAACGCAAAGATCAATGGGTTAGTGCAGCGGTTTTATCATGAGGGCCACCGGGATGCGGAGGTAAGGGTAGCGCCGTTCAGCGACCTGAAAACGGAATCGGGAGATCTCGTGCAGAAAATAATTATCGGGGCGGGCGCATCGGCCGGGTTTATCCTGCTGATCATGGTCATTAACCTGATCAACCTGAACATGGCAACGGCCCTGGGGAGATCAAGGGAAGTAGCTGTTCGCCGAATAATCGGGTCCGGAAAAGGAACGATCGCGCTGCAGTTTTGCCTTGAGAACGCCTTGCTGATGGTCGCGTCCCTGGCGATTGCCTTCGGCGTTTTCAAAGGGATTTTGCTTCCCTGGACCAGCGAGATCGTGGGAGGTCAGCTGGGAGAACTTTATTTCCGGGAAGGCCAGGCGCTGCGTGTTTCCCTGCTAATGCTGCTGGTGGCTTGCTTCGTTGTATTGATCGCCGCGGGCCTGCCCGCTATGCGCTTAACCTCCCTGAAAGTAACCGAGGCGGTAAAAGGCCTTCGTGCCAGGGGGAACTATAGTTTACGGAACGTTTTTATTACACTGCAATTCGCTCTGGGGATCGTATTTCTTTGTATCGCTGTGGTACTCAACAGGCAGATCCATTACATGAAAGCGGCGGCTCCGGGGTTTAACAAAGAGAATTTGGCAGTGGTTGACCTGGACCTTGCTTTCAGGAACCGGGAACAGGCTGCAGGCCGCCTGAACGGTGTGCTGGCGGATCTGCGGGCAAACCCTTATGTGGAAGGTTTTTCCACTTCACAGGTAATACCTACGCGTTATGATCAGAATTACAATCAGTTCATGGAGCCGGGCGGGAATAAAGAGGTTCATCTGCGGCAGGTGACCGTTGACGCCGGATTCGTATCTGCCTTCCAGATTCCCATTGTGGAAGGGCGGAATTTCAATGATGAACTGGAGGCCACCGAAGGAAATAAAGTGATCATCAATGAAACGGCCGTCAAGGAATTCGGCTGGTCCGAACCCATCGGCAAGACGCTTGTCGAGGGGAGCAATACAAGAAACACCTTAACGGTCATTGGAGTGATGAAAGACTTTCATTACAATAACCTGAAAGATCCCGTAGAGCCGCTGCTGCATTGGTATGGGGGGAAACAAGGCCTGAACTACAACCGGTACCTCAGTATCCGGGTAGGCGGCGGGCATTCGGCGGAAGTGCTGGCCGGCCTGGAACATGCATTTGCCGGAATACCTTCGCGAAAAGCCTTTTCCTTTCAACATATGAGCGATCTGGTGGACAAACAGTACTCCCTGGTGGAAGGCATACTCCGGATCACCAGCTACGTGGCGGTGCTTGCTATTCTTATTGCCTGCATGGGCATCCTTGGATTGGTGGTGCTGGTTGCCCGGCATCGCACCCGGGAAATCGGCATCCGGAAAGTCCTGGGCGCCACCGTGGCCAGTGTGGTTGCCCTGCTCGCGCGGGATTTTGTGAAGCTGGTGCTGATCGCCGTATTGATCGCAACGCCTTTAGCCTGGTACCTGATGCAGAAATGGCTCGAAGACTTTGCCTACCATGTTGATATCCACTGGTGGATGTTCGCGCTCGCCGGCCTGCTGGCGGTGCTGATCGCCTTGCTGACGGTGAGCTTCCAATCGATAAAAGCGGCCCTGGTGAACCCGGTGAATTCCCTGCGATCGGAATAA
- a CDS encoding 6-bladed beta-propeller — MDKYERSVIDSAYFEAYRPIYLETREESLIRRAETIRLDDSLLFIFDKGLKKLVIFNTDGKYLNHIQRIGRGPNEYLQLTSFFLDRINKQILLLCDKPYKIQIYDYSGKFVKEIHTKKLYLEAVRDGNYYYCRNFEAFNNEPNPFHLEVLDAEGNIIERHLPINPDYTSINKFLSHRGQLLNKNSSLFFTKRFDNRIYSIRENEISVKYAIDFGPHTIPDNLFNAHSPEDAVDEIQAQYYVYSIYDVIDTEQLLLFQTNLGIFLYDKQKQELQGFKSITNDRFNFTLSNYLPVDANKIAFIEYAATIKTHERLLKKRSSQKLPLYDLSSKIKASDNPVLFIYEVKPPGAF; from the coding sequence TTGGATAAGTATGAAAGGAGTGTAATCGACAGCGCCTATTTTGAAGCTTACCGTCCAATTTACCTGGAAACAAGGGAGGAATCGCTGATCAGGCGCGCAGAAACTATCAGGTTAGATGACAGCCTGTTGTTTATATTCGATAAAGGCTTAAAAAAACTCGTGATCTTTAATACGGATGGAAAATACCTCAACCATATTCAACGTATAGGCCGCGGCCCTAATGAATACCTCCAGCTCACCAGTTTCTTTCTGGACAGAATCAACAAACAGATTCTTCTTCTGTGCGACAAGCCCTATAAAATTCAGATCTACGACTACTCAGGAAAATTTGTAAAGGAAATTCATACAAAAAAATTATACCTCGAAGCCGTCAGAGACGGCAACTACTATTACTGTCGGAATTTTGAAGCTTTTAACAACGAGCCGAATCCCTTTCACCTGGAGGTATTGGATGCAGAGGGAAATATAATAGAACGACATTTGCCGATAAATCCCGACTACACGTCCATAAATAAGTTCCTTTCTCACAGAGGACAGCTTCTAAACAAAAATTCTTCGCTGTTTTTCACGAAAAGGTTCGATAACCGTATTTACAGCATCCGTGAAAACGAGATTTCCGTTAAATATGCAATTGATTTCGGCCCGCATACTATTCCTGACAATCTGTTTAACGCTCATTCGCCGGAGGACGCAGTTGATGAAATCCAGGCCCAATATTATGTCTATTCCATTTACGATGTTATTGACACCGAACAGCTGTTGCTATTTCAAACCAACCTGGGTATTTTCCTTTATGACAAACAGAAGCAGGAATTGCAGGGCTTCAAAAGTATAACAAACGACCGGTTTAACTTTACACTATCGAACTATCTGCCAGTGGACGCCAACAAGATTGCCTTTATCGAATACGCAGCCACGATTAAAACACATGAACGGCTCCTGAAAAAGCGGTCTTCTCAAAAACTCCCATTATATGACTTGTCATCAAAGATTAAGGCCAGCGATAATCCGGTTTTGTTTATTTACGAAGTGAAACCTCCGGGGGCTTTTTAA
- a CDS encoding 6-bladed beta-propeller codes for MLSSLFDSYEYIVLKKDSNDDKQVFGEISEIVSFNDRLIIFDNDVANGLFVYDNSGNFIFSLLNGAGPSEVRGIEDFCIDEENNNVLVLDNGNKTIKLFSLESGEFLNSFPLDHFCQGIAYVGNGNVILSVSEMTAEEIYDGAKLILKNLDQPGAITIPVFVNESNRYLSFGGGGTKFLKTSSEIYFSQAFGNEIFMFSREGGRPLKKLFVDFGANDLRNHAKNITDVESLTKYAAHSNSARLFGMYNSIAKNNLIYMVSNQESFNYLLVSKDLNEYIAYKSIENDLYNLPATFLAGYSNSGEAYTFIDPETIQFYLDQGFELEEPLREKLGDFDILNSNPVIVRLYNK; via the coding sequence ATGCTGTCTTCTCTGTTTGACAGCTATGAGTATATCGTACTCAAAAAAGATAGTAATGATGATAAACAGGTGTTCGGTGAAATCTCGGAAATTGTTTCATTTAACGACAGGCTGATAATTTTTGATAACGATGTGGCAAACGGGCTATTTGTATATGATAATAGCGGCAATTTTATTTTTTCACTGTTAAACGGCGCCGGTCCTTCAGAGGTTCGGGGGATCGAAGATTTTTGTATAGATGAAGAGAATAACAACGTATTGGTATTGGATAACGGAAATAAAACTATAAAATTATTTTCCCTGGAGAGCGGAGAGTTTTTAAACAGTTTTCCCTTAGATCATTTTTGCCAAGGTATAGCATACGTTGGAAATGGAAATGTGATTCTAAGTGTCAGTGAAATGACTGCAGAGGAAATTTACGACGGAGCCAAACTAATATTAAAGAATTTAGATCAACCGGGGGCTATCACTATACCTGTTTTTGTTAATGAATCAAATCGTTATCTTTCATTTGGCGGAGGTGGTACTAAGTTTCTTAAAACCAGTTCTGAAATTTACTTTTCACAAGCATTCGGGAATGAAATTTTTATGTTTTCACGAGAAGGCGGAAGGCCGCTAAAAAAGCTGTTTGTTGACTTTGGCGCTAATGATTTGAGAAATCATGCGAAAAACATCACGGACGTAGAAAGCCTTACCAAATATGCTGCCCACTCAAACTCGGCCCGTCTTTTCGGTATGTATAATTCGATAGCCAAGAACAATTTAATATATATGGTCAGCAATCAGGAATCATTTAACTACCTTCTGGTAAGTAAAGATTTGAATGAATATATCGCCTATAAAAGTATTGAAAACGATCTGTATAACTTACCGGCAACGTTCCTGGCAGGTTATTCCAACAGCGGGGAGGCTTATACTTTTATTGATCCGGAAACTATTCAATTCTATCTTGACCAGGGCTTTGAATTAGAGGAGCCATTGCGCGAAAAATTAGGGGATTTTGACATACTTAATAGTAACCCGGTTATTGTCAGACTGTATAATAAATAG